GTTCGTCAGAGAATAGAATCCAGTCGGCTTCCTTGAATCTTTCCTGTAAGACAATCAATTCATCCGTCCCGGCAAAATTGAACAAGGTATAATCCAATACAATCACTGCTTGCGGATGCAATCGTAGCTGCTGAATCAATTCAGCCTTGTTATCAGCTTCTAAAAGGAGGGTCACTTCCTTTTGTTTACTTAGCAGGAACATCATTCCCGCCTTGCTGATATCCTGATTGTCTGCGATGATAAATTCTCTCATAAGCAACGATGAATAAAAAGATTCCGCTACAAATGTACGCTTTTTGCGTGATTTGTAGCGGAGTTATGATAAGATTCTTGTATCCAGATTACCAGGAACGTCCTTTGAAGATATTTGACTGGTCAAGCGGAATGATATTGCCGTTCAATGTCAGGTTATTGTTGCTGAAGTTCGGGCTGATACTAACCGAAGCAGTATTGTTTCCGCTGCTCATATTGATAAATACTTGAGCGGAGATACCGATACCTTGAACGTTGAATGAGCAGTTCACATTTCCTTTTTTGTCGATATTCATCTTCATATCTGAAGAATTACCATCTACTGTAACACCACCGATTCCGTTAGGACCCGGGTAAGGAGTGTTGAAAGCTGTCTGTACGGTAGCTCTGTTGCCGTTCATCAAGACGAAATTGGTGTTTGAAGTAACAAAAGCACTCATACCATTGCGGAAGACAACCTGATTGGCTTCCAATACAAATTGCTTGTTCTTCAAAGCCTGTACAGCTTGTTGATAGGCTGCCATGTCCTGCACCTCTTCTTCGGCACGGAGTTTCGCTCTCTCTGCATCTCTTTGAGCTTTTCTTTCTGCGCGGCGTGCTGCTGCGTTACTTTCTTGTGCATACATCATTGTGCTTGCACTTACTAATACTAATGCTACTAATGCAATAAACTTTTTCATAACTTTTTTTTGTTTAGGTTTAATACGTTGTTCGTTTATTGCAAAAACAATGTGTATGCCAGATTGTTCACGAACGTCTTGTAATTTTATGTCCGATGGCTGCCACTGTGATACTCATTAAGGGGCTGATAATGTTGAAAAAACAGTATGGAAGATACACAAGCGTGGGTACACTCAAGATAGTGGCTTGTGTCATTCCGCAACTATTCCACGGAATCAATACAGATGTAACGGTTACTGCATCTTCCGTTGTACGGCTTAAAATCTTTTGCTTCAAAACATCAGGTAATAAAAATTATTAGATGTTTATATTTGATTGGAATATGTAGGAGACGACTCAACGGGCAAGAGTCTTGCGTCTGATCCACCAGTAACGAATGAAAAGCACTCCTGTCAGGATGAGAGCGATGGATAATCCGGTATAGAAAACAGAAATGAATGTATCGGGCAGGAGGTGGAAGCTACGGATGGTGATTCCCAGGGAAATCATGAATATCATTGTAATCCAGCTTTTCACATCGAAAAAGGAGAACGGACAATTCCGGCGTTCTTTTTTTTGTTCGATTCGCTGGGTATGTTTATAATAGAGTCTTCTGAAAACCAATACGAAAAATAATAAGAAAACCACCGTGGCTTCTCCTATTTTGAACATCCAATCTTGGGAAGTGTTTAGCCAAGTCACAATTCCTATTCGCAGAATATTGGCACCGGCTATAATCCAGACGGCACCGGCTGTGATAAGTAAGATTTGTCTGTTAACTCCGTATTTCATTGGCGTTTTATTGTAATAAACGGTTTGACCGTTCGTTTTGTTGACTCATTTCTTGTAGAAAATCGTAATTAATAAAGAAATCCCGGTTAAAACGACTCCGATACTGATAACTCCGTGCCAGCCATACAGTTGCCAAAAGCTGCCTGCCAGAAATGTTCCCATAGAACCACCGATAAAGTAAGTAGTCATGAACACAGTATTAATACGGTTCGAAGCACGCGGATTCAGTTCGAAGATACTTGTCTGGTTACTTAGCTGAATACATTGCATTCCTATGTCAATGATGATGATACCGGCGATGATCCCGACAAAGGTGTTTTCACCGACGAAGAACAACAACCAGGCAAAGAGAATCAAGCCGCAGCCGATAAAGTTGAAGCGGCGTACGCCTACCCGTTTTACGTATCTTCCTACAAAAGAAGCAGTCAGTGCCCCGGCCACGCCGCAAAGCCCCAGCATACCAATTACGTCGCTGTTGGCGAAGAACGGAGCTTGTCCCATTTTAAAAGCCAGACAGGACCACATGGCAAGGAGGGAACCGAAATTCAGTGCTGCCCGGATCGAGTAAATGCGTAGTTGCGGATATTCTTTCACTAAGGCTAACAGAGATTTCATCAGGTCGCTATATTTTCCCTGGAAGTTGGTCTGAATATCGGGAAGGACTTTTAATACAACAATCGCGCAGATAAACATCATGCCTGCAGCAATGTGATACATTTCCCGCCAGCCAATCAGTTCACCGATAAATCCACTGACAACACGTGAAGCCAGAATACCGGTCAATAGTCCTGATAAAACAATACCTACGTTTCTGCCTTTATGTTCCGGACGGGAAAACTGTGCGGCTATGGGAATGAATATCTGTGGAATCATGGAACAGACTCCAGTGAGGAAGGAAGCGATGAGTATCAGATGGAAGCTGTGTGTCAGGGCAATCGTCAAGAGGGAGAAGATCAGGACGGTGAAATTGACAAGGATGATTTTCTTTCGTTGATATAAGTCGCCTAAGGGGGTGATGAACAACAGTCCTGCCGCATAGCCTATTTGCGTGACCATGGCAATCAGGTTAGTTCTGAACTCTGATATGCCAAGTTCATGGCGTATCATATTTAATAGAGGTTGGATATAATAGATGTTGGCTACCGAGACACCTGCCACAATAGCAAGTGTCCAGAGGATGGATGCCGGTAGTCCTCCGTTTTCTTTTAATGGCTGTTTCATGCGGCAAAGATAATAAAATAAGATGTTTATTCGATGAAGACAGTAGTGGAAACTGTGTTGCCTTCTCCGTCTACTGCCGTCAGGGAATGTTTGCCGGGAGCTGGTTGCAGGGAAATTTTGTGGAAATCCTGCGTCTGTGTCTGATAAGTGTCGTCAATATGCCAGAAGATAGTCGCATTGGGATTGCTGTGTGCCAGTTCGACCGTGAGAAACCCTTTACTGCCGTCCAATTGTTTGGGCAACTTGATATGGGCGTTCATCGGAGGGTAGATGAACTGCATGGATTGGAAAGAATCTTCTCCACAGCCGGCTTTGAAAGGTGGCAGTGGTTTGTATTCCGGATGGTGCTGCTTATAGTACCATTCCCATACAGGTGGCAGGGCAAACCATGATTTCTGAATGGTAGGTTCGGTATTTGCACAGTTTTCATAGATGCGGTGGCTTTCGTCAGCGGATAGCGTGACGAGATGATGGTAAGGACAAGCCTCCGTCCGTAATCCGGCAGGAAGAATCAATACAGTATCTGTTTCTTCACAGAAACGTCCTTTCAGATGACCGGACTGGCGGCATATTTCTGCATCAACGAAAACGCCTGTGGGACGTTCGAACCAGGGTGAAGAAGGGAGATAACTGAATATATCGAATAATACAGGACCGGCAGTTTGTGCACCGACCAATCCGGGCTTTCCTTCTCCGGTTGCATTGCCTACCCATACGCCTACTGCATAGCGCGGAGTCACCCCCACTGCCCATGCATCACGGAATCCGTAGCTGGTTCCGGTTTTCCATGCGATAGTTTGCATGGATGGAATTGATTTCCAGTCAATCTCTTCGGGGCGGTTGACTTCTGTTAAGGCGGAGAGGGTGAGCCAGGCTGCTCCTGCTTTAGCCGAAGTGGTTTCTTCCGAATCCTCTTTTACGGAGATAGGACTGGAGTTACTTTGTTTTCGTTTTTCCTGCTTGTTATGATTGCTTTTATGATTACGGCTTGTTTGCTTCGTATCATTGTTTATTGGCTCTGTATTTTCTGTTTCCAGTAGTATCTGTGCTTCCTTTCCTTGAGATACGGTCGGGGAGGGGCTATTGCTGGAAAGCCTTCGTCCCATTTGCGCATAGGCATTCGTTACATCCCATAATGTTGCTTCTGCCCCTCCTAAAATCAGTGACAAACCATAATGAGAAGCCGCCCGATTGATAGTTTTGAATCCCATCTGTTGCAACAAATGGTGAAACTTGGGTACTCCATATCTTTGTAACATGGTTACAGCCGGGATATTCAACGAACGGGCAAGGGCTTCGGAAGCGGGGACTGCTCCTTCAAACTGCATACTAAAGTTTTGAGGAGTAAATCCATTGATATTAACCGGTACATCCGGCAACAGCATTTTCGGCAATAAACTTCCTTCCTGTAGCATGGCATTGTAGAGAAAAGGTTTTAAAATACTGCCTGTGCTTCTGGGAGCTTGGATCACATCTACCTGGCTTCCTTCTTGTTTACGGTTGAAATGTACATTTCCGCAGTATGCTACTACTTGATTGGTGGGAATGTCGATAACCAGAATTGCCAGATTGCGGATATCACTTCGATTAAACTCGTTGCTCCACCGTTCTGCCAAACTCTCTATGTGGCTTTGTATTCCTCTGTCTATGGTTGAACGGGTATATAGCCCGTTTCTTTCCTGATAGAAACGGCTGACTAGGTGGGGAGCTATTTGAGGAAGCGGATGCGGCTCGTCGGGTAACGGTTCGCTGACAGCTAATTCGTAGGTGGACGCGTCGATAATCTCTTCTTCAAGAAGTTGCTTTAATAGACGGTTGCGTTTGGAAAGCAGTGTCTTCCGTCCTTTGGATAGATGAATCATGGCGGGGGCATTGGGCAGGACAGCCAGCACAGCTGATTCCGCCCATGATAAATCTTCGGCAGAATGACCGAAGTAACGCCAGGCAGCAGCATCCAATCCTACAACATTTCCTCCGAATGGCGCATGAGAGACATACATGGATAAGATTTCCTCTTTAGAAGCCCGAAATTCCAGACGGGTAGCCCATATCATTTCAACGACTTTCTCTCCGAGAGTTCTGGGCTTGTTCCGGGCGAGACGAATGGTTTGCATGGTAAGGGTACTTCCTCCGCTTACGACACGTTTGTTCTTTAAATTTTGATAGAGTGCCCTTCCGGTAGCTAACGGATTAACTCCCCAGTGGTGATAAAAGTGTTTGTCTTCAAAGGTAATGAGGCATTGCTTGATTTTTTCGGGTGTTGTCTTTCGGGGAGGAAACCGCCATTGACCGTCCGAGGCGATGCGTGCTCCCAATAATTCTTCATTTCGATCAGTCACAACGGTAGAGTAGGGTACATGAAACAGTTGCCGGGGAAGGCAAAAGATGTATCCTATTATCAAAAGAGTAATGCTTATAGTCATTACTTTCTTAGTGACAGATAATCGTTTGAAGAATTTTATAGGATTCATTTAAATATTAAAAGTTAAGAGCCATATCTTTGTGACAAATGATTAAGTAAGAAATAATAAGGTACGAAATAATTAGGCACGGATTACGCGGTTTAAGTGAACGAGTAGAACCGTGAAATCCGTATAATCCGTGCCAAATATTATCGACTGACAGTGGTTCTTCCTGCTTTGCTTCGTGCCTGTACGTTTACATCATACATCGCTTCACATTGAACGGCAGGGAGAATAAAGTTACCAGCATAGGTTGCTTGTAACCTGACAGTGAATACCTTTGTCTCACCGCGGCGCAGATTGAAATAGGTCAATACCCTGTCATCACGTATATCCTGATAGCTGTACTTGCTGACTGATTGACCGGAGCCGTTGGCTGCTGCGTTTTCCGTTTCGGGAGCAATCATTCTTTCATTGTATATTTCCCAACCGGATGGTATGATATGCGTCAGTGCCAGATTAGTGTAATCGGAAGTACCGCTGATATTGGATATCGAGGTGATAGCCATAAAGTCAGTTCCCTGTATGATGTCATTGACAGAGAGCGGTGTACCGTTTAGGTTAGCATATCTTATATCCATGCGGAGGTTATCGCTGATAGCCGATAACGTATCGTTTAATAACTGCGTACGTGTGATAAGGTCTACGCTAAGCGCTCCCTTTCCTTGATTCTTCACAGAAACAGTGCCGGATTTTGGAGTGGTAGCGATCTCTTTTTCAAACACAGCTTTGGCTGATTTTACAGCCGGTTGCTGTTTATCGTTCCATGACCACACAAAATCCAGTGTGCCTGACAGCTTTTCTGCCAGACGTCCCATTGCCATCAGAGCAAAAGCGGTAGATTGTGTACTGAACCAATCCTCTTGTGACAGATTCTTAGAAACGACTTTCGCTTGTTGTAAAGCATCCCGTTCCCGGTTCATCAGGATGAGTGTTTCCAAAATCATTGCTTCGTCACGATCGGAAGAACCGTAAATCTGATTCATGGAAGAGTAGGGGTTCACCGTTGTTTCCACATTATACACAAGTTCTTCAGCCGGTTTCATCTTTCCGGTCAGTGCGTATGCGGCTGCCAGCCTCCATTTGGCTTGAATAGATAATCCGGTCTGTTCTTTCATTCGGTTCATAGCTCCATATTCCGGTACTCCTGCCAATGCAAGGGTATATAAACGGAAGGCTTGTTGCAATTCCGACTGCCATTGCTGCCAACCGCTTGCTTCCTGTGGCATACGCCAGTTTTGTGCGGCTGCACGTTGGAAGCGCTTCCACTTGTTCAGTACATTCGCATGAACGGCATATCCTTTTTCCTGTGCAAGCGTCAGGAACATTCCTGCATAAGAACTGATCCATTCGTCGGCAACAGCATTGCCCGGCCAATATACAAATCCGCCGTTGGGGAGCTGACGACCATAAATCTGCCGGATAGCTTCCTGTACATTCGTCTTTATCTTTTCGGCTTCCGTCTTATCTATCGTCTTGAATTGAGCGACAAACAGAAGAGGCAGAGCTTTGGAAGTCAACTGCTCTGTGCAATGGTGCTGATAATTGTATAAGAAGTCGAACCGACGGCT
The Bacteroides caecimuris DNA segment above includes these coding regions:
- a CDS encoding DUF4251 domain-containing protein; translated protein: MKKFIALVALVLVSASTMMYAQESNAAARRAERKAQRDAERAKLRAEEEVQDMAAYQQAVQALKNKQFVLEANQVVFRNGMSAFVTSNTNFVLMNGNRATVQTAFNTPYPGPNGIGGVTVDGNSSDMKMNIDKKGNVNCSFNVQGIGISAQVFINMSSGNNTASVSISPNFSNNNLTLNGNIIPLDQSNIFKGRSW
- a CDS encoding MFS transporter, whose amino-acid sequence is MKQPLKENGGLPASILWTLAIVAGVSVANIYYIQPLLNMIRHELGISEFRTNLIAMVTQIGYAAGLLFITPLGDLYQRKKIILVNFTVLIFSLLTIALTHSFHLILIASFLTGVCSMIPQIFIPIAAQFSRPEHKGRNVGIVLSGLLTGILASRVVSGFIGELIGWREMYHIAAGMMFICAIVVLKVLPDIQTNFQGKYSDLMKSLLALVKEYPQLRIYSIRAALNFGSLLAMWSCLAFKMGQAPFFANSDVIGMLGLCGVAGALTASFVGRYVKRVGVRRFNFIGCGLILFAWLLFFVGENTFVGIIAGIIIIDIGMQCIQLSNQTSIFELNPRASNRINTVFMTTYFIGGSMGTFLAGSFWQLYGWHGVISIGVVLTGISLLITIFYKK
- the pbpC gene encoding penicillin-binding protein 1C is translated as MNPIKFFKRLSVTKKVMTISITLLIIGYIFCLPRQLFHVPYSTVVTDRNEELLGARIASDGQWRFPPRKTTPEKIKQCLITFEDKHFYHHWGVNPLATGRALYQNLKNKRVVSGGSTLTMQTIRLARNKPRTLGEKVVEMIWATRLEFRASKEEILSMYVSHAPFGGNVVGLDAAAWRYFGHSAEDLSWAESAVLAVLPNAPAMIHLSKGRKTLLSKRNRLLKQLLEEEIIDASTYELAVSEPLPDEPHPLPQIAPHLVSRFYQERNGLYTRSTIDRGIQSHIESLAERWSNEFNRSDIRNLAILVIDIPTNQVVAYCGNVHFNRKQEGSQVDVIQAPRSTGSILKPFLYNAMLQEGSLLPKMLLPDVPVNINGFTPQNFSMQFEGAVPASEALARSLNIPAVTMLQRYGVPKFHHLLQQMGFKTINRAASHYGLSLILGGAEATLWDVTNAYAQMGRRLSSNSPSPTVSQGKEAQILLETENTEPINNDTKQTSRNHKSNHNKQEKRKQSNSSPISVKEDSEETTSAKAGAAWLTLSALTEVNRPEEIDWKSIPSMQTIAWKTGTSYGFRDAWAVGVTPRYAVGVWVGNATGEGKPGLVGAQTAGPVLFDIFSYLPSSPWFERPTGVFVDAEICRQSGHLKGRFCEETDTVLILPAGLRTEACPYHHLVTLSADESHRIYENCANTEPTIQKSWFALPPVWEWYYKQHHPEYKPLPPFKAGCGEDSFQSMQFIYPPMNAHIKLPKQLDGSKGFLTVELAHSNPNATIFWHIDDTYQTQTQDFHKISLQPAPGKHSLTAVDGEGNTVSTTVFIE